The following coding sequences lie in one Primulina huaijiensis isolate GDHJ02 chromosome 2, ASM1229523v2, whole genome shotgun sequence genomic window:
- the LOC140963595 gene encoding probable folate-biopterin transporter 9, chloroplastic, which yields MAPALVLSADKFFPINSCTQNPLKLPILFPLKSKIHCSSHQKNPKKCLNWYKRSKAHLVNPCIITPDEQLPQISIKPVKDQVFRKKSGFFEKGSQEMLVLCGFGYYMNGFRGFPWLALNFHMAYNLNMDPAMLQIVQNCGNLPMVAKPLYGILSDALYIGGARRIPYVSIGVLLQALSWGSLALIPIASVACPALLAFVLLSNLGASISEVAKDALVAEYGHANKMPGLQSYAVMASSIGGILGNFFGGFFLLKTQQTKSMFLAFAALLAFQLTLSLKTSEESLNLPHMSDNDLVKKSIPQSIKKQYSDLMVAIKEDSIFRPLFWVVSSILLVPILSGSLFCYQTHCLNLDPSIIGMSKVTGQLILLSLTLLYDRFGKNISLRKVAGIVQVLYASTLLLDLILVKQINLQIGIPNEVFALCFSGLAETIAQFKLLPFYVLIASLAPPGCEGSLMSFLASSLCFSSTASGFLGVGLAGFLGISSGDYTLLPLGIVIQFFLALLPLRWIEYVPVSRNIPETYKKVGRSKRTRRNRRVGRVLYDFLYSYRRERESDMKR from the exons ATGGCTCCTGCGTTGGTTTTGAGCGCCGATAAATTTTTTCCTATCAATTCATGTACCCAAAACCCTTTGAAACTTCCTATTTTGTTTCCATTAAAATCCAAGATTCATTGTTCCTCCCACCAGAAGAATCCCAAGAAGTGCTTGAATTGGTACAAAAGGAGCAAAGCCCATTTGGTGAATCCATGTATCATAACCCCAGATGAACAATTACCCCAAATCAGTATCAAACCGGTGAAGGATCAAGTGTTTAGGAAAAAGAGTGGATTTTTTGAGAAGGGCAGTCAAGAAATGCTGGTTTTGTGTGGATTTGGTTACTATATGAATGGTTTCAGGGGATTTCCTTGGTTGGCACTTAATTTTCACATGGCATACAATCTGAACATGGATCCAGCTATGTTGCAGATTGTGCAGAATTGTGGTAATTTGCCTATGGTGGCTAAGCCTTTGTATGGGATCTTGTCTGATGCTCTTTATATTGGTGGTGCTCGTAGGATTCCTTATGTTTCCATTGGAG TTCTTTTGCAGGCTTTATCCTGGGGATCGCTGGCATTAATCCCAATAGCTAGTGTAGCTTGTCCAGCTTTACTAGCGTTTGTTCTATTAAGCAATCTTGGAGCATCCATTTCGGAAGTTGCGAAAGATGCCCTTGTTGCAGAATATGGTCATGCAAACAAAATGCCTGGCCTCCAATCTTACGCTGTCATGGCCTCGTCCATTGGTGGGATTTTAGGGAACTTTTTTGGTGGATTTTTTTTGCTAAAAACACAGCAAACGAAGTCAATGTTCCTAGCATTTGCCGCCTTACTCGCATTTCAATTGACATTATCTCTAAAAACGAGCGAGGAATCCCTTAATTTACCTCATATGTCAGATAATGATCTTGTGAAAAAATCAATACCACAGAGCATCAAGAAACAATATTCTGATCTTATGGTGGCTATTAAAGAAGACAGCATCTTCCGACCTCTGTTTTGGGTCGTATCATCTATTCTTCTGGTCCCGATTCTATCAGGCTCGTTATTTTGCTACCAAACACACTGTCTGAATCTTGACCCTTCCATCATTGGAATGTCAAAAGTAACTGGCCAGTTGATACTTCTTTCTTTAACATTGCTATATGACCGGTTTGGTAAGAATATCTCTCTTAGAAAGGTTGCTGGTATCGTGCAAGTCTTGTACGCTTCCACCCTTCTCCTTGATCTTATACTGGTGAAGCAGATAAATCTTCAAATCGGGATCCCAAATGAGGTGTTTGCTCTTTGCTTTTCGGGGTTGGCAGAAACTATCGCGCAGTTTAAGCTCTTGCCATTCTATGTGCTCATTGCTAGTTTGGCTCCACCGGGTTGTGAAGGATCTTTAATGTCCTTTTTAGCATCTTCCTTGTGCTTTTCGTCCACCGCTAGTGGATTCTTGGGGGTCGGATTGGCTGGTTTTCTTGGAATATCATCTGGAGATTACACTCTCCTGCCTTTAGGAATTGTTATACAGTTTTTTCTTGCTTTACTGCCCCTACGTTGGATTGAATATGTTCCCGTGTCGCGAAATATTCCTGAAACGTATAAGAAGGTTGGGAGAAGTAAGAGGACTCGAAGAAACCGACGGGTTGGGAGGGTCTTGTATGATTTTTTATATTCTTATCGCAGAGAGAGGGAGTCGGATATGAAGAGATGA